The proteins below come from a single Mucilaginibacter mali genomic window:
- a CDS encoding YpdA family putative bacillithiol disulfide reductase produces MLDILIIGGGPIGLACGLSAQKAGLSFVIIEKGCLVNSLYNYPATMTFFSTSEKLEIGGVPFVTINKRPNRTEALEYYRRVAFSHNLPVNLFEEVLSMERSGRHYTVTTNKAAYQAKHVIVSTGFYDIPVLLDIPGEDLPKVKHYYQDPHYYAMQKVVVVGSSNSAIDVALETYRKGADVTLIVRGDEISKRVKYWVRPDIINRIKEGSIKVYFYSSLAAVREHEVDIQTPDGLVTISNDFVMAMTGYKPNFKFLHSLGITLSEDQKFIPHYNPDTMETNLPGVYLAGVVCGGMDTHLWFIENSRVHAEMIVGDIVKNA; encoded by the coding sequence ATGCTTGATATCCTCATCATTGGCGGTGGCCCCATCGGTTTGGCCTGCGGACTATCGGCCCAAAAAGCCGGACTAAGCTTTGTTATTATCGAGAAAGGCTGCCTGGTCAACTCGTTGTATAACTACCCTGCCACCATGACGTTCTTCTCCACTTCCGAAAAGCTGGAGATTGGCGGCGTGCCCTTTGTTACCATCAACAAGCGGCCTAACCGTACCGAAGCGCTGGAGTATTATCGCCGTGTGGCCTTCTCCCATAATCTGCCGGTTAATTTGTTTGAGGAAGTATTGAGTATGGAGCGTAGCGGCAGGCATTATACCGTTACCACCAATAAGGCGGCATACCAGGCTAAGCATGTGATCGTATCTACTGGTTTCTATGATATACCGGTACTACTGGATATCCCCGGCGAAGACCTGCCCAAAGTAAAACACTACTACCAGGACCCGCATTACTATGCTATGCAAAAGGTGGTGGTGGTAGGTTCCAGCAATTCGGCTATTGATGTGGCACTGGAAACTTACCGCAAAGGTGCGGATGTTACACTGATTGTGCGTGGCGATGAGATCAGTAAGCGGGTGAAGTATTGGGTAAGGCCCGATATTATTAATCGCATAAAAGAAGGCAGCATAAAGGTTTACTTTTACTCAAGTCTTGCCGCCGTGCGCGAACACGAAGTGGACATACAAACACCCGATGGCCTGGTTACCATCTCCAATGATTTTGTGATGGCGATGACCGGTTATAAGCCCAATTTTAAATTTCTACATAGTTTAGGCATCACCCTGTCCGAAGATCAGAAATTTATCCCGCACTACAATCCTGATACTATGGAGACCAACTTGCCCGGCGTTTACCTGGCCGGCGTGGTTTGCGGGGGGATGGATACCCACTTATGGTTTATAGAAAACTCGCGGGTGCATGCGGAAATGATTGTGGGGGATATTGTTAAAAACGCATAA
- a CDS encoding response regulator, whose amino-acid sequence MLKRILVLDDNQDILEVVNEVLSYEHFDVHATSNSNGIVAVAEKFNPDLIILDYRLSNANGGEICLELKAHPKFKDTPVIIFSAYISMNVDFDKYRCDAVISKPFDLSQLIETVNGLIK is encoded by the coding sequence ATGTTGAAACGAATTTTAGTGCTGGATGATAACCAGGACATTTTGGAAGTGGTGAACGAGGTTTTATCGTATGAGCACTTTGACGTTCACGCCACTTCAAACAGTAATGGCATAGTGGCTGTTGCCGAAAAATTTAACCCCGACCTTATTATTTTGGATTACCGCCTGAGCAATGCCAACGGCGGCGAAATATGCCTTGAACTAAAGGCCCACCCTAAATTTAAAGATACACCCGTAATTATCTTCTCGGCTTATATTAGTATGAACGTTGATTTTGATAAGTACAGGTGTGATGCCGTGATCTCCAAACCGTTCGATCTGTCGCAATTGATAGAAACGGTGAATGGGTTGATAAAATGA
- the fsa gene encoding fructose-6-phosphate aldolase, with translation MKFFIDTANLAHIKEAHELGVLDGVTTNPSLMAKEGITGHDNIIAHYKAICEITDGDVSAEVIATTFDEMVAEGEALAALHPQIVVKVPMIKDGVRAIKYFTGKGIRTNCTLVFSAGQALLAAKAGATYVSPFIGRLDDISTDGLTLIEDIRLIYDNYGYTTQILAASARHPMHIINCAKIGSDVVTAPLSAITALLKHPLTDNGLATFLADYAKAAGK, from the coding sequence ATGAAATTTTTTATCGACACCGCCAACCTTGCCCATATTAAAGAGGCGCACGAACTTGGCGTACTTGACGGCGTAACCACCAACCCATCGTTAATGGCCAAAGAAGGCATTACCGGTCATGATAACATTATTGCCCACTACAAAGCTATCTGCGAAATTACCGACGGCGATGTTAGCGCCGAAGTTATCGCCACTACCTTTGATGAAATGGTTGCCGAAGGCGAGGCCCTGGCTGCCCTGCACCCGCAAATTGTAGTAAAGGTGCCAATGATAAAGGACGGCGTGCGCGCTATTAAATACTTCACCGGCAAGGGTATCCGCACCAACTGCACGCTGGTTTTCAGCGCGGGGCAGGCTTTATTAGCTGCTAAGGCGGGTGCTACTTATGTATCGCCGTTTATCGGTCGTTTGGATGATATCTCTACCGATGGCTTAACGCTGATCGAAGATATCCGCCTGATCTATGATAATTACGGCTACACTACCCAGATCCTGGCTGCTTCGGCCCGCCACCCTATGCACATTATTAATTGCGCTAAAATAGGTTCGGATGTGGTTACCGCTCCCCTATCGGCCATTACCGCTTTGCTGAAACACCCGCTAACCGATAACGGCCTGGCTACCTTTTTAGCAGATTACGCTAAAGCGGCCGGGAAATAA
- a CDS encoding helix-turn-helix domain-containing protein, with amino-acid sequence MFFQLPEQEVVKVFGKNLKKLRLQRKLSMDKLAKMADMELSQIYRIENGRVNAKLTTIAALGKALDIDPNDLLKIPNLPND; translated from the coding sequence ATGTTTTTTCAACTACCCGAACAGGAAGTTGTTAAGGTTTTTGGTAAGAACCTTAAAAAGTTGCGCTTGCAACGTAAACTATCAATGGACAAGTTAGCCAAGATGGCTGATATGGAGCTTTCGCAAATTTACCGCATAGAGAATGGCCGGGTAAACGCCAAATTAACCACCATAGCCGCTTTGGGTAAAGCGCTGGATATCGACCCTAACGATCTGCTGAAGATACCTAACCTGCCTAACGATTAA
- a CDS encoding response regulator transcription factor, giving the protein MEKEKKILVVDDDRAILEMLGEVLSYYGYQVSTLARAEMVFDRIKEYNPDLILMDIMLAGMDGRTICRAIKSVEDVSNIPIILISASESGASCLNREGAPDDFVQKPFDVSFLIEKIEHQLAA; this is encoded by the coding sequence ATGGAAAAGGAAAAGAAAATATTAGTAGTTGATGATGACCGGGCGATACTGGAGATGCTGGGCGAGGTGCTTTCCTACTATGGTTACCAGGTGAGCACGCTGGCGCGTGCCGAGATGGTTTTTGACCGGATTAAAGAGTATAACCCCGATTTGATACTAATGGATATTATGCTGGCCGGTATGGATGGCCGCACTATTTGCCGTGCCATTAAATCTGTTGAAGATGTGTCAAATATCCCCATCATCCTGATCTCGGCAAGTGAGAGTGGCGCTTCGTGCCTGAACCGTGAAGGCGCCCCAGACGACTTTGTTCAGAAACCTTTCGACGTAAGCTTCCTGATTGAAAAGATAGAGCACCAACTGGCTGCTTAA
- a CDS encoding ABC transporter ATP-binding protein, giving the protein MIGITSLYKTFNKGQPNEMNALNGIDLQINQGEYVVIVGSNGSGKSTLLNMVAGSISPTSGGISIDGTDVTKMADHSRSRWIARVFQNPLSGTAPDLSILDNFRLAALRTQPKGFKIGVNAGFKKQVQEKIALLNMGLENKTHQLMGSLSGGQRQALTLLMSVMDDCRILLLDEPSAALDPRSANVVMQTADKLISDFKLTAILVTHNLKDAYTYGNRIIQMQEGIILHDLNSAQKATLTQNDLFGWFS; this is encoded by the coding sequence ATGATCGGCATTACATCCCTATATAAAACTTTTAATAAGGGGCAGCCTAACGAGATGAACGCCCTGAACGGCATCGACCTGCAAATAAACCAGGGCGAATACGTAGTGATCGTCGGCTCTAACGGTTCAGGCAAATCTACCCTGCTGAATATGGTTGCAGGCAGCATTTCGCCAACCAGCGGCGGCATCAGTATTGATGGTACCGACGTAACCAAAATGGCCGATCATAGCCGCAGCCGATGGATAGCCCGCGTTTTCCAAAACCCGCTGAGCGGTACCGCACCCGATTTGAGCATACTGGACAACTTCCGACTTGCAGCCTTGCGCACCCAACCCAAGGGGTTTAAAATAGGTGTGAACGCCGGTTTTAAAAAACAGGTGCAGGAAAAGATCGCCTTGCTGAATATGGGGCTTGAAAATAAAACCCACCAGCTGATGGGCAGTCTATCGGGCGGGCAACGGCAGGCGCTTACCCTGCTGATGAGCGTGATGGACGATTGCCGCATCCTGCTGTTAGATGAACCCTCGGCAGCATTAGACCCACGGTCGGCCAATGTGGTGATGCAAACGGCTGATAAACTGATCAGTGATTTTAAACTGACCGCAATTTTAGTCACCCATAACCTAAAGGATGCCTACACTTATGGCAACCGTATTATACAAATGCAGGAGGGCATCATCCTGCACGATCTGAACTCCGCGCAAAAAGCCACGCTTACACAGAATGATCTCTTCGGGTGGTTCTCTTGA
- a CDS encoding ABC transporter permease: protein MEFYLTALIQGLCYCTLALGIYISMKIFNIPDITTDGSYTLGGAVTAVMLMHHQPVYVVLPVVVLAGAAAGALTGLIHTKLKINALLAGILVMTALYSVNLTIMGRSNLPLIGLSSLFTLANISNNPDLNTFWIAFIFILIATLKIDYLLKTDFGLAMRATGNSESMIRALGVNTDRMKIVGLALANALTALSGYLITQYQGFADISMGIGVVIMGLGSVIIAETLINWLRITSVWGSLALVLGGAILFQFVLAFTLSSGVDAIYLKAVTAIFVLLIVGLPRLTRRAA from the coding sequence ATGGAGTTTTACCTCACCGCGTTAATACAGGGGCTTTGCTACTGCACCCTCGCGCTGGGGATCTATATCTCCATGAAGATCTTTAACATTCCCGATATCACCACCGACGGCAGTTATACCCTTGGGGGCGCGGTAACGGCTGTTATGCTCATGCATCATCAGCCGGTGTATGTGGTGTTGCCGGTAGTGGTACTGGCCGGGGCTGCCGCTGGGGCACTGACCGGGTTGATCCATACCAAACTAAAAATTAATGCGCTGCTGGCGGGGATACTGGTAATGACGGCCTTGTACTCGGTAAACCTCACCATTATGGGGCGCTCTAACCTGCCGCTCATCGGGTTATCATCGTTGTTTACGCTGGCAAACATCAGCAACAATCCCGATTTGAATACATTTTGGATAGCGTTTATTTTTATACTGATAGCGACCCTGAAAATTGACTACCTGTTAAAAACCGACTTCGGCCTGGCCATGCGGGCTACGGGGAACAGCGAAAGCATGATCCGCGCGCTGGGGGTTAATACCGACAGGATGAAGATCGTCGGGCTGGCGCTGGCCAATGCCCTTACAGCCTTGAGCGGCTACCTGATCACCCAATACCAGGGCTTCGCCGATATCAGCATGGGTATTGGCGTGGTGATAATGGGTTTAGGCTCGGTAATTATTGCCGAAACACTGATCAACTGGCTGCGCATCACATCGGTTTGGGGCAGTTTGGCGCTGGTGCTGGGTGGGGCTATCCTGTTTCAATTTGTGCTGGCTTTTACGCTAAGTAGTGGGGTTGATGCCATTTACCTGAAGGCGGTTACCGCCATATTTGTATTGCTGATAGTTGGTTTACCACGCTTAACACGGAGGGCGGCATGA